A window from Oreochromis aureus strain Israel breed Guangdong linkage group 16, ZZ_aureus, whole genome shotgun sequence encodes these proteins:
- the mitd1 gene encoding MIT domain-containing protein 1: MTQNHLSGMEASAVSVLKRAVELDQSERFQESLICYQEGIQLLMDVLKAVKDDSKRGHYREKIKGYMDRAEQIKVHVNQMKEDGKYHEQIRISEDATGYSYEVLFKPYISSALTEVWVEDPYIRHTHQLYNFLRFCEMLLKAPCKVNKIHLLTSQDEADSGQQSGALAELKESLSAHGVTLDLQYSSTIHDREIRFNNGWIIKIGRGLDYFKRPKGRFSVGYCDYDLRQCQETTVDIFHTKHTKTL; encoded by the exons ATGACACAAAACCACCTGTCGGGAATGGAGGCGTCCGCCGTGTCTGTCTTGAAGCGGGCGGTGGAGCTGGACCAGAGCGAACGTTTCCAGGAGTCTCTCATCTGCTACCAGGAAGGCATCCAGCTCCTTATGGACGTGTTAAAAG CTGTAAAAGACGACTCAAAGAGAGGACACTACAGAGAGAAGATAAAGGGCTACATGGACAGAGCAGAGCAAATCAAAGTTCATGTGAATCAGATGAAGGAAG ATGGGAAGTACCACGAGCAGATAAGAATATCAGAGGATGCTACTGGTTACAGCTATGAGGTTCTGTTCAAGCCATACATCAGCAGCGCTCTCACTGAAGTCTGGGTGGAGGACCCGTACATACGGCACACCCACCAA TTGTACAACTTCCTTCGGTTCTGTGAGATGCTGCTAAAAGCCCCCTGCAAGGTGAACAAGATCCACCTCCTCACGTCGCAGGATGAA GCTGATAGTGGCCAGCAGAGCGGCGCTCTGGCCGAGTTGAAAGAGAGTCTCAGCGCTCACGGAGTGACTTTAGACCTGCAGTACTCCTCCACTATCCATGACCGGGAGATCAG gttCAATAATGGTTGGATCATAAAAATTGGAAGAGGGCTGGATTACTTCAAGAGACCTAAG GGCCGATTCTCTGTTGGATACTGTGACTATGACCTCAGGCAGTGCCAGGAGACCACCGTAGACATTTTCCacaccaaacacacaaaaactctATGA
- the mrpl30 gene encoding 39S ribosomal protein L30, mitochondrial gives MSAVCRSLSFLSVKTLTEAPVLSPCAWYVSARSKFSKSRIPQEIFAERSKEHEKYGGDPDQPHKLHIVTRVKSALRRPYWEKEMIKHLGLQKAHVPVIHKNTPAVNSQLKFVKHLVRIQPLKTPYGLPAEHDMADAYINSKGELIVHRLLQPVDNKAIES, from the exons ATGTCAGCTGTCTGTCGCAGTTTGAGCTTTTTATCAGTCAAG ACCCTGACTGAAGCTCCAGTTTTGTCACCATGTGCGTGGTATGTGTCAGCACGAAGCAAATTCTCCAAATCTAGAATCCCACAAGAG ATTTTTGCTGAGCGATCGAAAGAGCATGAGAAATATGGTGGTGATCCAGACCAGCCGCACAAGCTGCACATAGTGACGCGGGTCAAAAGTGCGCTGCGAAGGCCATACTGGGAGAAAGAGATGATAAAACACCTCGGGCTTCAAAAG GCTCACGTCCCCGTAATTCATAAAAATACTCCTGCAGTCAACAGTCAACTGAAGTTTGTCAAGCACCTTGTAAG GATACAGCCGCTAAAAACTCCCTATGGGCTCCCTGCTGAGCATGACATGGCTGATGCATACATCAACAGCAAAGGAGAACTTATTGTACACCGCCTCCTCCAACCTGTAGACAACAAGGCGATCGAATCTTAG
- the txndc9 gene encoding thioredoxin domain-containing protein 9 has translation MANQSMEIITKVLEQSAKLVEEQVDAQLAKLNEMDEDDLERLKERRLEALKKAQKQKQEWLSKGHGEYREISSEKDFFSEVKDSKNAVCHFYRNSTFRCKILDKHLAILAKKHVETKFIKLNAEKAPFLTERLRIKVIPTLALLIDGKTKDYVVGFTDLGNTDEFTTEMLEWRLGCADVINYSGNLREPPTATQRSGTKFTKVEKKTIRGRGYDSDSEDD, from the exons ATGGCTAACCAATCAATGGAAATCATAACAAAAGTTTTGGAGCAGTCAGCCAAGCTGGTGGAGGAGCAGGTGGATGCCCAGTTGGCCAAGCTGAATGAAATGGATGAAGATGATTTGGAGAGGCTGAAGGAAAGACGATTAGAGGCACTAAAAAAGGCCCAAAAACAGAAGCAG gAGTGGTTGTCTAAAGGTCATGGGGAGTACAGAGAAATATCCAGTGAGAAAGACTTTTTCAGTGAAGTGAAAGACAGCAAGAATGCCGTGTGCCATTTCTACAGAAATTCAACCTTCAG ATGTAAGATCCTCGACAAACACTTGGCCATCTTGGCAAAGAAGCATGTTGAGACCAAATTCATCAAACTGAATGCAGAGAAGGCCCCATTTCTGACAGAGAGGCTGCGCATCAAAGTTATTCCGACTCTGGCTTTGCTTATTGACGGAAAAACAAAGGACTATGTGGTCGGATTCACTGACCTGGGAAACACAGACGAGTTCACCACAGAGATGCTCGAATGGAGACTTGGCTGCGCGGACGTTATTAACTACAG TGGCAACCTGAGGGAGCCCCCAACAGCGACACAGAGATCAGGAACAAAGTTCACAAAAGTGGAGAAGAAAACCATCAGAGGGCGAGGTTACGACTCGGATTCTGAAGATGACTGA